One window of Chloroflexus aggregans DSM 9485 genomic DNA carries:
- a CDS encoding amidase: MSNPDPTSAIGALAYEATIAQLQAAMDSGAISAEALTMACLERIEALNRAGPCLNAVIEISPSALKTAIALDTERNAHGPRSPLHGIPILLKDNIDTLDDTATTAGSLALLGSRPAAEATVTSRLRAAGAVILGKANMSEWANFRSTASSSGWSARGGQARNPYVLSRSPCGSSSGSAIAVAASMCVVAIGTETDGSISCPSALCGVVGIKPTVGLTSRAGVVPISFTQDTVGPHARCVADAATVLGIIAGPDPRDPATAAAAGHARPDYRTCLQADALRGARIGVLRSDRFAGFGRHVEQAFANALTAMIDAGAHIVDPVTLPDDLLAFGEAELTVLIYEFKDTLNRYLASRVPDPQATDPPPHSLAELIVFNERHAEHELRFFGQELLLQAAAVGDLNDPAYQQALVASRDTVRQALDTVLYEKQLDALVAPATGLAWPIDLIAGDRYPGGSSSLAARAGYPMVTVPAGMAFGLPIAINFIGGAWSEPMLIRLAYAFEQATRWRRPPTYRLWLEGDNELPTVTA; the protein is encoded by the coding sequence ATGAGCAACCCAGATCCAACCAGCGCGATAGGCGCTCTCGCCTATGAAGCGACCATTGCCCAGTTGCAAGCGGCTATGGATAGCGGCGCGATCAGCGCTGAAGCCTTGACGATGGCCTGTCTCGAACGTATTGAAGCGCTTAATCGGGCGGGACCGTGTCTCAATGCGGTGATCGAGATCAGCCCATCGGCGCTCAAAACGGCGATTGCCCTCGATACCGAGCGTAATGCGCACGGGCCACGTAGTCCATTGCACGGCATTCCAATCCTCCTGAAAGACAACATTGACACGCTCGATGATACCGCCACGACGGCCGGTTCGTTGGCCCTACTCGGTTCGCGACCGGCAGCCGAGGCGACGGTTACGTCTCGGTTACGGGCTGCCGGGGCGGTGATTTTGGGCAAAGCGAACATGAGCGAATGGGCCAACTTCCGCAGCACCGCATCCTCAAGTGGGTGGAGTGCGCGCGGCGGGCAGGCACGTAATCCGTATGTCCTCTCGCGCAGTCCCTGTGGTTCAAGTTCGGGATCGGCAATTGCCGTCGCTGCCAGTATGTGTGTGGTCGCTATCGGTACCGAGACCGATGGCTCAATCTCGTGCCCGTCGGCGTTGTGCGGAGTGGTAGGGATTAAGCCGACGGTAGGGCTGACCAGTCGTGCCGGGGTCGTTCCGATCAGTTTTACGCAGGATACCGTCGGGCCACATGCCCGTTGTGTCGCCGATGCGGCAACGGTGCTGGGTATCATTGCCGGGCCTGATCCACGTGATCCGGCGACGGCGGCAGCAGCCGGCCATGCTCGCCCCGACTACCGCACCTGTTTGCAAGCCGATGCGTTGCGCGGCGCACGGATTGGCGTGCTGCGCAGCGATCGCTTTGCCGGCTTTGGTCGTCACGTTGAACAGGCCTTTGCGAACGCATTGACGGCGATGATTGACGCCGGCGCGCATATCGTTGATCCGGTAACGCTACCTGATGACCTGCTCGCTTTCGGCGAGGCCGAATTGACGGTACTCATCTACGAGTTCAAAGATACGCTCAACCGGTATCTTGCCTCTCGTGTACCCGATCCGCAGGCTACCGATCCGCCACCACATTCGCTGGCCGAACTGATTGTCTTCAATGAGCGGCATGCCGAGCACGAATTGCGGTTCTTTGGCCAAGAGCTGTTGTTGCAAGCAGCAGCGGTCGGTGATCTCAATGATCCGGCGTATCAGCAGGCGTTAGTCGCTAGTCGTGATACTGTGCGGCAGGCGCTCGATACCGTGCTTTACGAAAAGCAGCTTGATGCGTTGGTCGCGCCGGCGACAGGTCTTGCCTGGCCGATTGATCTCATTGCCGGTGATCGCTATCCCGGCGGCAGCAGCTCGCTCGCGGCACGAGCCGGCTACCCGATGGTCACGGTGCCGGCAGGGATGGCATTTGGTTTACCTATCGCTATCAACTTCATCGGTGGAGCGTGGTCGGAACCAATGCTGATCAGATTAGCGTATGCCTTTGAGCAGGCAACTCGTTGGCGTCGCCCACCAACGTACCGGCTGTGGCTCGAAGGAGATAATGAGCTGCCTACGGTGACCGCATAG